From a region of the Carassius auratus strain Wakin chromosome 31, ASM336829v1, whole genome shotgun sequence genome:
- the LOC113050751 gene encoding coiled-coil domain-containing protein 106-like produces MQGGLNIIKILTQVKLDGIAPSLEVYTNWDNCKDIQDAPELHVGFRGGITVITIQTMSLIDEDDGVALIEPLTTASRQPADHVSKMDEKRKATRCGRKVTNKYSSDEYVVSARKNVQTENTSNSSEGLQPAVQQTSETGGAPTLQISLDKAKQTIEIQKQKILHLQEKVDSLTDDKNFLRSRLEDALLRHEAVISPRQALTASSSTTAASQENESSDESSDSSESSDSSESEPRAKRKKKDKKRKNKKKSKKLKFDFRRVRTPEDSIKRYHKVLQLVNGGLSKAEAYNKMNVDRNTIVMQAPIAELAIANPEEYKAMRATFKKGESIQKFAGSCLARCLAQPNVDMIKKLKESSAILDISKK; encoded by the exons ATGCAGGGGggcttaaacataataaaaattttaacccAGGTAAAACTTGATGGTATTGCACCGTCTTTGGAAGTATATACAAACTGGGATAACTGTAAAGATATCCAAGACGCACCAGAACTTCACGTAGGGTTTAGAGGGGgaattacagtaattacaatCCAAACCATGTCCCTAATCGACGAGGACGATGGGGTGGCGCTAATCGAGCCATTAACCACCGCTTCGCGCCAACCAGCAGATCATGTGAGCAAGATGgatgagaaaagaaaagcaacGCGCTGTGGGAGGAAAGTTACCAACAAATACAGCTCAGATGaatatg TTGTATCTGCACGCAAGAATGTTCAGACTGAAAATACATCAAACTCATCAGAAG gacTTCAGCCTGCAGTACAGCAAACCAGTGAAACTGGAG GTGCACCCACTTTACAGATTTCTCTTGacaaagcaaaacagacaatCGAGATACAAAAGCAGAAGATTCTTCATCTTCAGGAAAAAGTTGACTCTCTGACCGATGACAAAAACTTTCTCAGATCAAGATTGGAGGATG CCCTTCTGAGGCATGAAGCAGTTATCTCGCCTAGACAGGCACTGACTGCATCTTCATCCACTACTGCTGCATCACAGGAGAATGAGTCCAGTGATGAATCTTCAGACTCCTCAGAATCTTCAGATTCATCAGAATCTGAACCAAGagcaaagaggaagaaaaaggaTAAAAAGcgaaaaaacaagaagaaatccAAGAAACTGAAGTTTGATTTTAGGAGAG TAAGAACCCCTGAAGACTCCATCAAACGCTACCACAAAGTGTTACAACTGGTAAATGGTGGTTTAAGTAAAGCTGAAGCCTACAACAAAATGAATGTTGACAGAAATACGATTGTGATGCAAGCACCCATTGCTGAGTTGGCAATTGCAAATCCTGAGGAGTACAAAGCTATGAGAGCAACCTTTAAAAAGGGAGAAAGCATCCAAAAATTTGCTGGTAGCTGTCTTGCACGGTGCCTTGCTCAGCCTAATGTAGACAtgataaaaaaattgaaagagaGCAGTGCCATTCTTGACATCTCAAAGAAGTGA
- the LOC113050752 gene encoding uncharacterized protein LOC113050752, with translation MLHSKFLLFSIQKPTTNRKLKLIKWLQSKKLLARRVKCSRCGHNMRMKRATSRNLDGFHWMCRHKSHRGKKTSRSVRVGSLFERSKLSLSSWLIFIYRFAQGLRIRQIDMMQDGIAKSSRTLSKMARIMRKVCHCAIKRYRRRHGQMIGSAREFAVLDESNFRHKRKYGRGRASTTWRRKKWVFGMLGVRDKCRHPILRLVKRRSRPHLIPIVVKHVRPGTTIISDEWRAYRGALANMGYKHFTVNHSQWFVDPHSGAHSQHLERAWLTYKTSVWRLRGNRTEKMLKEHLSLIEWTHWLGEKNKRGPLGRLIKDIHHQFPV, from the exons ATGTTGCattcaaaatttttacttttttcgaTTCAGAAGCCCACAACTAACAGGAAACTCAAACTCATTAAATGGCTACAAAGCAAAAAGTTACTAGCAAGGAGAGTAAAGTGCTCAAGATGTGGCCATAATATGAGAATGAAGAGAGCTACATCTCGAAATCTCGACGGTTTTCATTG GATGTGCAGACATAAAAGTCATCGAGGCAAGAAAACCAGCCGATCAGTGCGAGTCGGGTCTCTCTTCGAGAGATCAAAACTCAGCTTGTCATCTTGGCTAATATTCATTTACAG GTTTGCTCAGGGATTGCGGATTAGACAAATTGATATGATGCAAGATGGCATTGCAAAAAGTTCCAGAACCCTCTCTAAGATGGCTCGTATCATGAGGAAAGTTTGCCACTGTGCTATAAAACGATACAGACGAAGACATGGACAAATGATTGGAAGTGCTCGAGAATTTGCTGTTCTTGATGAAAGTAACTTCCGTCATAAACGAAAG TATGGACGAGGGAGAGCATCAACAACATGGAGGCGAAAAAAATGGGTCTTTGGCATGCTAGGTGTGAGGGATAAATGCAGACACCCAATCTTGCGGCTTGTGAAAAGAAGATCAAGACCTCACCTAATCCCCATAGTTGTAAAACATGTGCGTCCAGGCACTACCATTATTTCAGATGAGTGGAGAGCCTACCGGGGGGCTTTGGCCAATATGGGCTACAAACATTTTACAGTGAACCATTCCCAGTGGTTTGTAGACCCACACAGTGGAGCTCATTCACAACACCTTGAAAGAGCTTGGTTGACATACAAAACAAGTGTATGGAGACTAAGGGGGAACAGGACAGAGAAAATGCTAAAAGAGCACCTCTCTCTCATAGAGTGGACTCATTGgcttggtgaaaaaaataaacgGGGGCCACTTGGGCGCCTAATAAAAGATATTCACCATCAATTTCCTGTTTAG